GTTATTttctacaaaaatatttttaacagtGTATTAAACCAAAGAGAAACCCCAATAATGAAGTGGATTGGACTAGTATGGTGTTTTTGCTTTTGCTCTTATTCaagaaccaaaaaatatttgtcaAGTTACGCAAATCAGTGTCCTGTACTTCTTGATATTAATAGTTTTCCTTCATCTGgaaatttttacatatttcttgACATGAAGTGTGTATATAAttttacctcttttttttttcccctttaattAACGTGGATTAATGAAGGAGGGACCCAAATTTCGAGATCTCACCTCCCTGCACAAGTTCATTGATCACTTGAATTTTACCAATCCCCTGCCGCAAGTATAATTTAGTAAGACATAAAAATCGAAAGACTAATTATACTGGTTTAACGCaggattttttcttatatatattagaaagatTTAGTAAGATAAAGttacagaaaaaaaaggaaattcttCTGTAGAATATTTTTCCATTTTGCTCGATTAAGAGTATGAATCATGGGAattactaataattaaatatttcctCTTCTTGTATCacagggattttttttttttaaataaaataaaattccacaAGCAAATCAATTAAGAGTTTGAAAAAGAGCACGCACCGAGCAGACAACGCAGTAGTTGATTATAACCAAAGGAAAATGAGCACAAAACTAGGAAAAACAACTCCCATTAATAAGCCAGGCAGGGAACCTTGAGAAGCACCATTAATTACAACAAGGATGGACCTTTTTCAACACcaaaaatcagaaaataatcTTCTTCTTATTGTTTTCTACGTAGAAAACTACTGAAAACTAATtcaatttcttggaaatttCTTTCTTGTCAGAATATTTTTCAGACAAGTTATTTCTGCAAAATAAATTCAAGCTATTTAACAAAAGCACTTCAAACAGatattatatataacaattGTTTGCAAAATCATTGCTCGTATTGCCTCATTTCCTTCAAAATGAATATACCATCCGAGAAAATTTGAAGGAGAGAATTCACTTGCAGGGTATGAACCATTAAATTTGAACAAAATTGAGTTACAAGAACATGAATATTCATTTACTTTCTCAAATAATCATTACCGAAATGGATCAAATCCTTTTTCTACCCCTACAAAAGCTTCAACCGCTGAATTGCAACTCCATTTCGAGCAGCAGAATTGTGTCCCCATCTTCCTAGGCGAGGTTCCTGAAGCAAAAGTAACTTGAAACGTTACAAGATTGTATAATCAAACATCATAAACATGGTAAACAAAAAATTCCAAGTCAAAGAACGATCTTTAGTCTATTTTCCTTCTATGATTGCAAACAAATTACCTGTCCAACCCCAGCGACAAGGAATTTTCCAGATTTTGCAAAAGCCAGGGAATTTACAAATCCAATCTGCATTGCACAATAGGTTGGTAAGCAATGAATTGCACAGTGGCTGAACTTAACATTTGTAACTGGAGAGGAGAGGAAAGCAGAGAACAGAAAAAGGGGAAAGCAATGCTGGCGGGTAGAAGGTGAACAAATACAAATCCAATAATTCCATTtgataaacattaaaaaacgaGGCATAAATCTTTTAGTATCTTTATCAATCTCTTCCAATCACAAGCTAAACAGCAGTTCTAATCATGAGAGATGATTACTAACATATATCTCAGTTAATTCAGCGTATTTCCATGTCATTACTAACATAACCAAAGAGTAATCAAAGATGTTATTCAGTTGCATAGTGCAGGGCACACTCACCAATGGAAGATCATACAAGGGCCGAATGCCTTTGCCAGCACCTTCAATAGCCCATAAGTGGACAGAGCCATTCCCAGCTCCAGAGGCAGCAAGGTCACTGCCCCTACATACACCAACTGAACTTACCCAGGAAGATGCTGCATAACAACAATAGTTTCCAGGTCAGTAGAGGACAAATCAATCTGAAAATTCTAAGCAGATAGACAAACAGCAAGACTTAATTAGCACAGGTTAGGTGTTCATCCACCAAACACAATGCAACCTAAGAAATCAGGTAGTGAcaccaaataatatttcaaatccACAGTCATATTCTATTTTCCCCAAAGAAACAGGAAAAGGACAGCTAGGAGTTTCATTTATTTACCAATATGACCATTGTAATTTCTTCCTCTATCCTTCAGTTCACCATTATTGACATCAGTCGACAAAGCATGAGCATTCTTAACAATGTACACAGGCTTCTTCTTTTGTATGCCCCAAAGTGCAATATTTCCATCATCTGATCCAGATAGAAATTCGCTGTTGTCAATAAAACAGCAACACTCCAAGGATGATGTAGAAGAACGAAATATCAGCCTTGACTCATCATGGACCTATTCACAGAATATGAAAAAGGTAAGTACAGttgaaaaaatacatgaaacaaGAGCATATACAAAAATTCATGCCATCtcataaatttagtaaaatgaAATTGGAGAATTTGAATAGGTGTGCCATAACTTCAAAAGAAAGAGTCCTTGCAAATTAATTTTCAGACATAAACTTAGCTTTGTGCAACCAGTAAAGCCTTCTTTAATACGGGTCAAGTGAAtgtcaaaacattattttatataccTTAAACAATTGCATGCTCCGATCACGCCCAACAGCCAGCACTCGTTCTTGCCACAAACAATCGATTGCTAACACTTCACTTTGGTGACCAAACAATGTGCTCATGTAAGCTCTATCTTCTACATTCCATATCTTGATTGATCGATCAAATGAACCAGAAAAAAGTTCTGAACTCCCTTGCCTAAAAGTCAAACATGAGACAGGACCTTTATGACCTGGGAAGGCCTGTAAAATACATAATAACGGAAAATAGCAAGTGAGAGACAGCAGAAAGCTCAGCAATTTATAATGCATTCAGAAGATAAGCACACAGGTGAAAAGAGATGCTTTTATGAAATCAAAATCCACTCTATGGTGCATATCTAATCAAGGTCaatcatgcatgcatgcatatgtATATGGCTTTGAAGATTTATCTGAACGAAACATTTTCTTGATGTTCCTCAAGATGAATGATTTTTGGGGTGTTTGCGGGTGTACTTTTTCTCAGATTGAGAAGAAGTgggatttaacttttttttgtttccaaagTGACAATGGTCCTACACTACCAAAGGTAAGAAGGTTGATTAAATTCTATCTCATATCAAGTATTAAATTATTCATTCTTctatcaaaattaaatgatgaacTGCTTAACAGGTATATGCTAAATTCATTCAAGTACTGCCATTTGATTTATGGTCCACATATTTCATGTTCTTTAGCTTACTACAGTAAAAATCATACAGAAGgctgaaagaaaaagaaaccaacGGGCCATGATCATtcacttgataatatttaagaGCTCTGGATGTctagttgaaaatattttaatctgtAATGTTTTTCATAGAACTAGAGAATACGCAAATGAAGTATGGTTAAATAAACACCGACACAAGCAGTATCAACAATAATTAGTTTATAGTGTTCATTTAATGCTTTACTTTGCCGGTGATATTCTGATGCCTAACAATAGATTTAGAATTGTGTGATTCCATGGAATGTAACAACGGTGTGTTGGGTACATTTTCCTCCAAGAAGTATGTATAGCTAACCAATTGTTTCATGCTAAACAATCAGTTTATAGAATTCAACATGAAAACAAAGTGATTAGTACATTGCCAAGAGGTGGTCACGTAGTTAACAGAACAATAGTGTTCTGGTAGTTGAATTAGTAAAAAGAGGTAAACATTCAAGGCACGATGGAAAATGGTTTATAAGTTGCCATTACGGTCCCTAGACTTCAAAAGAGTGGTGGTGTGATGAGTTTCAAGATATACAAGACTGCTTTGGCAAACACaaaatttgataggaaatgACTCAATATGCTAGTGATATAAATTTCTTAAATCTTGCTAATATAGCACACAGCCGAAATGCCTTATCATTTTTCTGTAAGAATGGCATCtaataagaaagagaaaaaataaattatatctacCTGAATATGTTCTCGTGTACGGGTGTCCCACAAATGAACATGTCGATCCAAGCCTCCACTTGCCAAATACCGACCATCAGTGCTAACAGACAACGCCAAAACATTCCTGCTATGCTTAGTTGCTCGTCCTTCTGGATTCTTGGACCCATGGGATCTTAGTATTTCCTCATTAGGCCATTGGTATCTTTCAGCTTTTCCACTGTCTACATCCCAATGCAAAATCGTGCCATCTTTGGAAGCAGAAAAGCCCTTTGAGTCATTATCAGAAAGGCATATAGCAGTAACAGATTGCCGATGCTTCACTAGGATCTCAAATCCATCAACACTCTCTGGCTTTTGAACCCTAGGTAATCATGAATGTAAGCATTCTAAACAAAATACACATGCATGCCATCACAATATATAATACATATAAAGATGTCTTTTAAAGTCCCCTGCTTTAAGACATTAACAGAAAAAAAGTGTacattgtctttcaaaaaaactctcaacgcaACCATTAAATTTGATTAGCCCACATCATCTAAGTAGCACTCTAGAAAAATCCCAATTAAGCTTTAGCAAGTTAAGtaaaacaatcaatcaataatAGAAAAGGTATACAGTTGGAGAGGTTTGTGCAAAGTTCAAAAATTTGCAAATTAAGAAACAGATCATCAAAATGCTACAAGATAACtcttttcaaatacaaaaaaaacgtGTGGCTGCTTGAAAACTGGCTCGAGGATTCCATTTGGCcgcaaaatcaaaacaaacgaTACAAATAATAACATAGAAATAGTATAGTAAATATAAAACCCAGAAttgtttaattcttaaaattcataaattgcaaaagaaaaaactgcatatacaaaagaaaaaaaattgtacctAGAAGCAATGGCTCTCCTCAAACGACCACTATCCTCAAGCTGTTGCTGCATCAATTTCTTAGCCACAAAAGAATCCCTCTCACCTTCCTTCTCAAACACTCTCTCCCCCTCCTCATCCTCCTCATCCTCAagctccttctctctctttctaagATTCTCCACCACCTGTTTCGCAATCCGCTGCCTCTTCTCTTCCGCCGTCTCCTCCGGTTCtaattcctcctcctcctcctcccctgATTCTCCTCCACTATTAAGTATTCCTCCGTCCAACTCCTCCTCCTCGGATTCGATAACCTCATCTTCATCCTTCTTGCGTCTTTTGCTGTTGCTGAAAAAGGGATCTCTATTCATAGAGAATTTGCTGCTGCCCCTCTTGTTTTTTCCTGGGGGGCCTCCCATCTTCCTTGGATTCTTGTTTTTCATGGTTATTGCTGATATGAATTAATTTTCAGTGCAAAATAACAGAAACCCAGaaaagattgatattttttagcagagaaagaaagaatgcACGCGGGCGGGCTGGCTGGCTGGGTGAAGAGAGGTTTGAAGGGAGAATGAGCTCTTAGTAGGGTTTAACGTTGGGGGTTTTCGGTGAGAGCTGAAGAAGAACTGCCAGTTGGGTCCTGTCTGGACATAAAACAGACAATTATTGTTGGACCTTTTCATATAGTCTTGTCTGGTGAATCACTGGGCCTGGGCTGCTGcagatattatatatatagaggccgatctttttgtaatttttgagtACCATACGTTATTCTCATTTCCTGCAGCTCAAATCCAAAACCTTTCCATGGAGATGTTGGAACTCGTTTGAGAATCATTGAACTGAGGTGAGGAGATCATATGATATGTTTAAGTGATATCTTCTCACTACATGCAATTTTCTCTATAAtactataatatttatataccTTGCTTTTTAGTGGAAGTCTGACCTACGATATTATATTGAAGTGCTCGAAACCGTTTTATCATAGTGCATAcaaatgatttatttgttttttcaacaatttattcTAAAAGGAGAATATCTTATTTCCTAAAACAAGGGAAAAGTTTTTACAGGTGAAACAATTTATCATAGCactgttattatttattagggTTTGGGACTCCATTGTTTCCTCTGTATAAAAGAGGTTGTTTGTTTCCAACGGATCACAAGCGAAAGGCTCAAAGTCACTGTTCTTAACAATCTTCCAACTCACCCCAAACAACTcttaatctatataaataaaacataataacaCAAATGAAAATATGGCATTGTTGAACTATATATGTTTCTTtatcaat
This Populus alba chromosome 7, ASM523922v2, whole genome shotgun sequence DNA region includes the following protein-coding sequences:
- the LOC118040369 gene encoding U3 snoRNP-associated protein-like EMB2271; translated protein: MKNKNPRKMGGPPGKNKRGSSKFSMNRDPFFSNSKRRKKDEDEVIESEEEELDGGILNSGGESGEEEEEELEPEETAEEKRQRIAKQVVENLRKREKELEDEEDEEGERVFEKEGERDSFVAKKLMQQQLEDSGRLRRAIASRVQKPESVDGFEILVKHRQSVTAICLSDNDSKGFSASKDGTILHWDVDSGKAERYQWPNEEILRSHGSKNPEGRATKHSRNVLALSVSTDGRYLASGGLDRHVHLWDTRTREHIQAFPGHKGPVSCLTFRQGSSELFSGSFDRSIKIWNVEDRAYMSTLFGHQSEVLAIDCLWQERVLAVGRDRSMQLFKVHDESRLIFRSSTSSLECCCFIDNSEFLSGSDDGNIALWGIQKKKPVYIVKNAHALSTDVNNGELKDRGRNYNGHIASSWVSSVGVCRGSDLAASGAGNGSVHLWAIEGAGKGIRPLYDLPLIGFVNSLAFAKSGKFLVAGVGQEPRLGRWGHNSAARNGVAIQRLKLL